In Juglans regia cultivar Chandler chromosome 13, Walnut 2.0, whole genome shotgun sequence, the following proteins share a genomic window:
- the LOC108997389 gene encoding protein FAR1-RELATED SEQUENCE 5-like, with translation MDNEILEFDIGLGGGGGGREVDDDGIDIDDEEMADSPSPTSGGAGGGAASSGEIYLPEGDLLDLEPYEGMEFESEEAAKAFYNSYARRVGFSTRVSSSRRSRRDGAIIQRQFVCAKEGFRNLNEKRTKDREIKRPRTITRVGCKASLSVKMQDSGKWVVSGFVREHNHALVPPDLVHCLRSHRQISGPAKTLIDTLQAAGMGPRRIMSALIKEYGGISKVGFTEVDCRNYMRNNRQRSLEGDIQLVLDYLRQMQAENHNFFYAVQGEEDQSMSNVLWADPKARLNYTYFGDTVTFDTTYRSNRYRLPFAPFTGVNHHGQPVLFGCAFLINESEASFVWLFKTWLMAMSGRPPVSITTDHDAVIRSAVTQVFPETRHRFCKWHIFKKCQEKLSHVFLKHPSFEADFHKCVNLTESIEEFESCWLSLVDGYDLRDHEWLQTIYSARRQWVPVYLRDTFFAEMSITQRSDSMNSYFDGYVNASTNLNQFFKLYEKALESRNEKEVKADYDTMNAAPVLKTPSPMEKQASELYTRKLFMRFQEELVGTLTFMASKAEDDGEVITYQVAKFGEDHKPYCVKFNVLEMKATCSCQMFEFSGILCRHVLAVFRVTNVLTLPSHYILKRWTRNAKSSVILEERTSIVYTNYLESHTVRYNTLRHEAFKFVDDAVKSQETYDAAMDALQVAAKKVAHATKSEGKLGMANGVARRNLAFDGSTNRTRDDFEGRSAQHMSEDDMDKRIRELTNELEGANRKCEVYRANLLSVLKDIEDHKLQLSIKVQNIKISMKDGL, from the exons ATGGATAACGAGATTCTCGAATTTGACATTGGGTtgggaggaggtggtggtggacgAGAAGTTGATGATGATGGCATAGACATTGACGATGAAGAAATGGCTGATAGCCCATCTCCCACCAGTGGTGGTGCTGGAGGTGGTGCTGCCAGCAGCGGTGAAATCTACCTTCCTGAGGGGGACCTCTTGGACCTTGAACCTTATGAAGGCATGGAATTTGAGTCTGAAGAGGCTGCCAAGGCCTTTTATAATTCTTATGCTCGCCGTGTTGGCTTCAGTACCCGTGTCAGCTCCTCCCGTCGTTCCAGACGGGATGGAGCCATTATACAGAGGCAATTCGTCTGTGCTAAGGAGGGCTTCCGCAACTTGAATGAGAAGCGCACTAAGGACAGAGAGATTAAGCGCCCTCGGACAATTACTAGAGTGGGCTGTAAAGCATCCTTGTCTGTCAAGATGCAGGACTCAGGAAAATGGGTTGTGTCTGGGTTTGTCAGGGAACACAACCATGCGCTGGTTCCCCCCGATCTGGTGCACTGTCTTCGCTCTCACAGGCAAATCTCTGGTCCTGCCAAGACCTTGATTGATACCCTGCAGGCTGCTGGAATGGGTCCTCGAAGGATTATGTCCGCCCTCATTAAAGAGTATGGTGGAATAAGCAAAGTTGGATTTACGGAGGTCGACTGTAGGAACTACATGAGGAATAACCGTCAGAGGAGCTTAGAAGGGGACATTCAACTTGTTCTGGATTATTTGCGGCAAATGCAGGCAGAAAACCACAATTTCTTCTATGCGGTGCAGGGTGAAGAGGATCAGTCCATGAGCAATGTCCTTTGGGCTGATCCAAAAGCAAGATTGAACTATACGTACTTTGGTGATACAGTTACATTTGACACTACCTACCGGTCCAATAGGTACCGTTTACCCTTTGCACCTTTCACTGGGGTAAACCATCATGGACAGCCGGTTTTGTTTGGTTGTGCTTTCCTAATAAATGAATCCGAAGCATCATTTGTGTGGCTTTTTAAGACATGGCTTATGGCAATGTCTGGCAGACCTCCAGTGTCCATAACAACTGATCATGATGCGGTGATACGATCAGCAGTCACACAGGTTTTCCCAGAGACCCGCCACCGTTTCTGCAAATGGCACATCTTCAAAAAGTGCCAGGAGAAGCTGTCCCACGTGTTTCTCAAACACCCGAGTTTTGAAGCTGACTTTCATAAGTGCGTTAACTTGACTGAAtcaattgaggaatttgagtctTGCTGGCTATCTCTTGTTGATGGTTATGATTTGAGGGATCATGAGTGGCTTCAAACAATATACTCTGCTCGCAGGCAATGGGTGCCTGTTTATCTGCGGGATACTTTCTTTGCAGAAATGTCCATAACCCAGAGAAGTGATAGTATGAATTCATACTTTGATGGTTATGTGAATGCCTCAACCAATCTAAACCAGTTCTTTAAGCTGTATGAGAAAGCTCTAGAGAGTCGCAATGAGAAAGAGGTGAAAGCAGATTATGATACCATGAATGCCGCCCCAGTCTTGAAGACTCCTTCTCCAATGGAGAAACAAGCATCTGAGCTATACACGAGAAAATTGTTCATGAGATTTCAAGAGGAGTTAGTTGGAACGCTAACGTTCATGGCATCCAAGGCTGAGGATGATGGGGAAGTAATCACATATCAAGTGGCAAAGTTTGGGGAGGATCATAAACCTTATTGTGTTAAATTCAATGTGTTGGAGATGAAAGCAACTTGTAGTTGCCAGATGTTTGAGTTTTCGGGTATTCTTTGTAGACATGTATTGGCAGTTTTCAGAGTGACCAATGTGCTTACACTCCCGTCTCACTATATTTTAAAACGTTGGACGAGAAATGCCAAGAGCAGTGTTATATTAGAAGAACGGACTAGTATTGTATATACCAATTATCTAGAATCTCATACAGTTCGATACAATACTCTACGGCACGAGGCTTTTAAATTTGTAGATGATGCGGTGAAATCTCAGGAAACTTATGATGCAGCAATGGATGCCTTGCAAGTGGCTGCAAAAAAAGTTGCTCATGCAACAAAGAGTGAGGGAAAATTAGGCATGGCCAACGGGGTTGCTAGGCGGAACTTGGCCTTTGATGGAAGTACAAATCGCACCAGGGATGATTTTGAAGGGAGATCAGCACAGCATATGTCTGAG GATGATATGGACAAGAGAATCCGAGAACTAACCAACGAACTGGAAGGTGCAAATCGGAAATGTGAGGTTTATCGGGCTAACCTGCTTTCAGTTTTAAAAGATATCGAGGATCATAAGCTGCAGTTGTCGATTAAGGTGCAAAACATAAAGATTAGTATGAAAGACGGCCTCTAA
- the LOC108997392 gene encoding uncharacterized protein LOC108997392 gives MQFAKQISHPIHPQHKLKLEYTETPFNCNGCKEAGIGFQYKCLQCEFHLHKSCALAPSTMYHSFYKKCEFQFHHAPPGPALRRCDACGKNVLGFVYNCKSCGFDLHPCCANLPQVLDDGEQNLYLCFKLSSPCHHCGGKGSGWAYRSQCKTYNLHVSCVKELLVESWQAIYLNVDKNKAREMQTRIPNLKGTPGNNHGQRGKGNIRKCCQIAGGAVSAIVSAILGDPTPIIAAVVGGFISK, from the coding sequence ATGCAGTTCGCCAAACAGATTTCTCACCCGATCCATCCACAGCACAAGCTAAAGCTTGAATACACGGAGACCCCATTCAACTGTAACGGGTGCAAAGAAGCTGGCATCGGCTTCCAATACAAATGCTTGCAATGCGAGTTTCACCTGCACAAGTCATGCGCATTGGCACCTTCCACCATGTATCATTCTTTTTACAAGAAATGCGAGTTCCAATTTCACCATGCTCCCCCCGGTCCAGCTCTGAGAAGATGTGACGCATGTGGGAAAAATGTTCTGGGTTTTGTGTATAACTGCAAGAGTTGTGGTTTCGATCTGCATCCTTGTTGTGCTAATCTGCCACAGGTACTCGACGATGGGGAGCAGAACCTTTACCTGTGTTTCAAGCTCTCCAGCCCATGTCATCACTGTGGGGGAAAGGGATCCGGTTGGGCGTACAGATCTCAGTGCAAGACGTATAATCTTCACGTCTCGTGTGTGAAGGAGTTGCTTGTGGAAAGCTGGCAGGCAATCTATCTTAATGTCGACAAAAACAAGGCCAGGGAGATGCAGACTAGGATTCCCAACCTTAAGGGAACACCGGGAAACAATCATGGGCAAAGAGGAAAAGGCAATATAAGAAAGTGTTGTCAGATTGCTGGAGGAGCTGTTAGCGCTATAGTCTCAGCCATCCTGGGTGATCCTACACCTATAATAGCTGCAGTGGTCGGGGGTTTCATATCCAAGTGA
- the LOC108997391 gene encoding probable L-type lectin-domain containing receptor kinase S.5, producing the protein MGIVSNGSLIALAFILFSLLHLAADIQTAALMVEKNKFSFDEGFNQTANGDYFVFLGKAAIGYGALQITPDTANDAYSLSNSSGRIMFIRPFRLWSDDSQASFNSTFVINIYRKENWTAGQGLAFLIAPNTSMPAASEMEWLGLTNEDTDGNNTNQIVAIEFDTQKQVYDPDDNHIGLDINSVKSNTSVSLDDHGIRLSPEKATNYSVWVDYNGTSKLMKVYMVKEGEPKPRIPLLNAPINLKEYVKEESYFGFAASTGYPNIQLNCVLKWSLWVEDLPEKRDLTWLKIGAGVGVPAVILLILLGVIYVNKRKRSSAVEESNVFDEHLKSLPGMPREFKYRDIKKATNNFHESMKLGEGGFGIVYRGILNLKDHINTHVTEIAVKQFVRDNIKSKDDFLAELTIIHRLRHRHLVRLVGWCYDEGKLLLLYDFMPNGSLDKHLYDASNRNTLNWERRCKILAGVASALHYLHNDYDQKVVHRDLKASNILLDSDYNARLGDFGLARALDNDRNSYAELGLGGVPGTMGYVAPECFHTGRATPESDVFGFGAVVLEVVCGRSPGIPIIYHQHKDCSLVDWVWMFHREGSIQEAVDERLSNNYVVDEAKRLLLLGLACSHPVASERPRTQAIYQIITGAMPHPHVPPFKPAFTWPLMGAPYSNTESTTSTTTVSSKVCSATNMESNIQMSSSISQSFKSLSTCSQ; encoded by the exons ATGGGTATAGTCTCAAATGGAAGTTTGATCGCCCTTGCCTTTATCCTTTTCAGCCTTCTGCATCTTGCTGCTGACATCCAAACTGCTGCACTAAtggtggaaaaaaataaattctcgTTTGATGAAGGGTTTAATCAGACGGCAAATGGCGACTACTTTGTGTTTTTAGGTAAAGCAGCTATTGGGTATGGAGCCCTGCAGATAACTCCAGACACAGCCAACGATGCCTACAGCCTCTCCAACAGTTCCGGCCGCATTATGTTTATCCGACCTTTCAGGCTCTGGTCCGATGATTCCCAGGCTTCCTTCAACTCGACCTTTGTCATCAACATTTACAGGAAGGAGAATTGGACTGCCGGTCAGGGTCTTGCCTTTCTCATAGCGCCGAATACCTCCATGCCTGCAGCAAGTGAAATGGAATGGCTTGGCCTCACCAATGAAGACACCGATGGCAACAACACCAACCAGATCGTCGCCATAGAATTCGATACCCAAAAGCAAGTCTATGATCCCGACGACAACCACATCGGCCTTGACATCAACTCTGTTAAATCAAACACAAGTGTCTCTCTCGATGATCATGGTATCAGATTATCCCCTGAAAAGGCTACTAATTATAGCGTCTGGGTCGACTACAATGGCACGTCCAAGCTGATGAAGGTTTACATGGTGAAAGAAGGAGAACCCAAGCCTAGGATTCCCCTTCTCAACGCGCCCATAAACCTGAAAGAGTATGTGAAAGAGGAATCCTACTTTGGGTTTGCTGCTTCTACAGGTTATCCGAATATTCAGCTTAATTGTGTCTTGAAATGGAGTTTATGGGTAGAAGATCTACCCGAGAAAAGAGATTTGACTTGGTTGAAGATAGGTGCTGGGGTTGGAGTCCCGGCGGTGATATTGTTGATCCTACTCGGTGTGATATATGTGAACAAGCGAAAAAGAAGCAGCGCCGTCGAGGAGTCCAATGTTTTTGACGAGCACTTGAAATCGTTGCCTGGAATGCCAAGAGAATTCAAGTATAGGGATATTAAAAAGGCCACCAACAACTTCCATGAGAGCATGAAGCTGGGTGAAGGTGGATTTGGCATTGTTTACAGAGGGATTCTGAATCTTAAGGATCATATTAATACTCATGTTACTGAAATAGCTGTCAAGCAATTCGTCAGAGACAACATCAAAAGCAAAGATGATTTCTTGGCTGAGCTCACCATTATTCACCGGCTTCGCCATAGACATCTCGTCCGCTTAGTGG GGTGGTGCTACGACGAAGGGAAGCTACTACTATTGTATGACTTCATGCCAAATGGCAGTCTTGATAAGCACCTCTATGATGCTTCCAATCGGAACACCTTAAACTGGGAACGCCGATGCAAGATTCTAGCTGGTGTAGCGTCAGCTTTGCATTATTTGCACAATGATTATGACCAGAAGGTTGTGCACCGCGACCTCAAAGCCAGCAACATCTTGCTGGACTCCGACTACAATGCTCGCCTGGGTGATTTCGGCCTTGCCCGAGCCTTGGATAATGACAGGAACTCATATGCTGAACTAGGACTGGGTGGAGTCCCGGGCACCATGGGCTATGTTGCTCCTGAGTGTTTTCATACAGGGAGGGCTACACCTGAATCTGATGTGTTTGGTTTTGGAGCTGTGGTGCTCGAGGTCGTGTGCGGCAGAAGTCCTGGGATTCCGATCATTTACCACCAGCATAAGGATTGCTCCTTGGTTGATTGGGTTTGGATGTTCCATCGTGAAGGAAGCATTCAAGAAGCTGTAGATGAGAGGCTCAGCAACAACTATGTGGTTGATGAAGCAAAGAGACTTTTACTTCTGGGGCTCGCATGTTCACATCCGGTTGCCAGTGAGAGGCCTCGGACGCAGGCTATATACCAGATTATAACAGGAGCTATGCCACACCCTCATGTACCTCCATTTAAACCTGCCTTCACATGGCCTTTGATGGGAGCTCCCTACAGCAACACTGAGAGTACAACTTCTACTACAACAGTGTCTTCCAAAGTTTGTTCTGCCACCAACATGGAGAGTAACATCCAGATGAGCTCGAGCATCTCCCAGAGTTTCAAGTCTTTGAGCACCTGTAGTCAGTAG
- the LOC108997320 gene encoding LOW QUALITY PROTEIN: pentatricopeptide repeat-containing protein At4g38150-like (The sequence of the model RefSeq protein was modified relative to this genomic sequence to represent the inferred CDS: deleted 5 bases in 3 codons), whose amino-acid sequence MASLQVQGRLSKLISKPIPYWLELRDGKADTSSSPLPQDADEIFKKLKETGLNPNAVAMLDGLCKDGLVQEAMKFFGLMREKGTIPKVVIYAAIVEGFCKAHKFDDARPKRIFKKMQNNGISPNAFSYSVLTRIQGVYQFEELEDAFAFCVEMLEAGHSPYVPTFLGLVARLCLQKGVEEARTVIATLTQKDFFINRKAIKEYMEKKPTHPSIREAIFGNDTQERPFQF is encoded by the exons ATGGCATCGCTTCAAGTTCAGGGTCGGCTTTCTAAGCTTATTTCGAAGCCCATTCCCTATTGGCTGGAATTACGC GATGGAAAGGCGGATACATCATCGTCGCCTCTGCCTCAAGATGCAGATGAGATCTTCAAGAAACTCAAGGAGACGGGTCTCAACCCAAATGCGGTGGCCATGCTCGATGGCCTTTGTAAAGATGGCCTAGTTCAAGAAGCCATGAAATTCTTTGGTTTAATGAGGGAA AAGGGTACCATTCCCAAAGTTGTTATTTACGCTGCCATCGTTGAAGGCTTCTGCAAGGCCCACAAATTTGATGATGCC AGGCCTAAAaggattttcaagaaaatgcaaaataatGGCATTTCTCCCAATGCATTCTCTTACTCTGTCTTG ACTAGGATACAAGGTGTGTATCAATTTGAGGAATTAGAAGACGCTTTTGCCTTTTGCGTCGAGATGTTGGAAGCTGGTCATTCTCCATATGTCCCCACTTTTCTCGGCTTGGTCGCACGATTGTGTTTGCAAAAGGGTGTTGAAGAAGCTCGGACCGTAATTGCAACCTTAACGCAAAAGGATTTTTTCATCAACAGGAAAGCAATTAAAGAATATATGGAGAAAAAACCAACACATCCATCTATTCGAGAAGCAATCTTCGGGAATGACACCCAAGAGAGGCCATTTCAATTTTGA
- the LOC108997319 gene encoding RING-H2 finger protein ATL18-like, translating into MNCLVVSQSRFGIATIVFYTCLWIPLVQVKKALVRIVGLLFFSTSEQNVESLNHEALCLPVTRFTDLQRYSNRGNENVEDTCSICLVEFEREDVVSQLSRCGHIFHMNCIERWVDQNQFTCPLCRSYFISDVNAHSHANCSRGSTISRIPSYLDSFS; encoded by the coding sequence ATGAATTGCCTTGTGGTTTCTCAATCTCGTTTTGGCATCGCCACCATTGTGTTCTATACTTGCCTCTGGATCCCATTGGTGCAAGTCAAGAAAGCTCTGGTAAGGATAGTAGGGCTCCTCTTTTTCAGCACGTCTGAGCAGAATGTGGAGAGCTTGAATCATGAGGCATTATGCCTTCCGGTTACAAGGTTTACAGACTTGCAGAGGTACAGCAATCGAGGAAATGAGAATGTGGAGGATACATGCTCCATTTGCTTGGTGGAGTTCGAGAGGGAAGATGTGGTGAGCCAACTGTCCAGATGCGGCCATATCTTCCATATGAACTGCATCGAAAGGTGGGTGGACCAAAACCAGTTCACCTGCCCTCTCTGTAGGTCGTATTTCATTTCTGATGTAAATGCTCATTCTCATGCAAACTGCAGCAGGGGTAGTACCATTTCACGTATCCCCTCGTACCTGGATTCTTTTTCttag
- the LOC108997289 gene encoding AP-1 complex subunit sigma-1, which produces MIHFVLLISRQGKVRLTKWYSPYTQKERTKVLRELSGVILTRGPKLCNFVEWRGYKVVYKRYASLYFCMCIDHEDNELEILEIIHHYVEILDRYFGSVCELDLIFNFHKAYYILDELLIAGELQESSKKTVARLIAAQDSLVEAAKEQRSSISNIIAQATK; this is translated from the exons ATG ATTCACTTTGTGCTTCTTATTAGCCGCCAAGGAAAAGTGAGGTTGACAAAATGGTATTCACCTTATACACAGAAGGAAAGGACTAAG GTTCTACGTGAGCTAAGTGGAGTGATCCTTACCCGAGGACCCAAGCTCTGTAATTTTGTTGAATGGAGAGGGTACAAAGTTGTTTACAAAAG GTATGCTAGTCTGTATTTCTGCATGTGCATTGATCACGAAGACAACGAATTAGAGATCCTTGAAATAATTCATCATTATGTGGAGATTCTGGACCGATACTTTGGCAGT GTCTGTGAGCTGGACCTGATTTTTAACTTCCATAAG GCCTATTACATATTGGATGAACTTCTGATTGCTGGGGAACTTCAGGAGTCTAGCAAGAAGACAGTTGCACGGTTGATAGCTGCACAG GATTCATTGGTGGAGGCTGCAAAAGAGCAGCGCAGCTCAATAAGCAATATAATTGCTCAGGCTACAAAGTAG